cagggttggacacaactgaagcagcttagcagcagcagcagcagcatttgacaATTCTATGAAGTATGGGCAATAAAGTAATTTTACTAGTTATGTAGCTGGTGGAGTCggctattctttttgttgttgttcggttgcacTATTTAAGTATGACATAAAGATGTATTTTATTATgtgatagaaaattaaaaaatgatacagggAAAACTGGCCATGgacatagaagaaaatataggaataCTGTGAGTAGGGATCAATTAATTTAGACAATGTTTATTTCACAATTTACTGCTACATTCCATCAGGGTATCTGTTTTGATGCTATGACAGTCCAGCAGCTAAAACATACCTTTGAAAAACAATTCTAATGCTTATAgtcttgttatatatatatataatgtacataaCAAAGATATTGCAAAAAACCTCCATCTACCCACAAACTGATATATGCATAATTTCTGAAACacataccatatataaaaatatacctcTGTGTTGACTGTGATGCTTTCAGCTCTAAGAAAACTTGAGTTTGTAAGGTACCAGAAAGTATCTTAGGCCCTTGGGGCATATGGTCTTCTTCAGCCTACTCAGCTCTGCTACTGTAATGTGAAGGCAGCCACAggcaaaacaaacattttttattagTGTTCTAACAAAAGTTGAATTTATAGACACATAAGTTTGAATATCGTATAGTTTTCACATCACAAAATAATCTTTTTCAACCATTCAGAAAGGTAAAACATTGCAGGCAGTGGTCCAGATCTGAATCACTTGCAGAAAAATGTACAACCGAATCAAAGCAAGGCACTGCAGCAGTAAAGTGAGGGGCGAATGCTGGTAGCCAACCTTTTACTTTGCAGAATAAttcaagaaatacaaattatgatATCTAACATATAGCTCTTCCTTTATTctaagtgctttaaaaatattaactcatttacaaCTCAAAGCAATCCTATTATCGCTTTTTTatgaaaaaggaaactgaggcacagagaggttaggtgcgTGCCTCATACTAGAAACAGCCTGGGCAGTAGGAGTCAAAAGTCCATACTCTTAACCTCTATGTCATGTTGCTTCTAGTAGAAAGAAAAAGGTAGTGAAGAACATTTATGACTCTCATACAAAATATAAATTCAGACAGCTCTGCAACTTGCTAAAACAACACTAACATAGATATTTCTTCACATAGTATTATCTTTTATTGTATAGGGATTttcagctgtttttaaaaatgaacttgttgttgtttagttgctaagtcatgtcacaCTCTTTTGTGAACCCGTTGACcagagccctccaggcccctctgtccatgacatttcccaggcaagaatacaggagtgagtgggttgccatcccaacccagaaactgaacccatatctccagcactggcaggaagattctttacactgagccaccagggaagcctttttcctgTAAATGTATCCCTGGTGTAAAATTTGGCCAACCATAAGAGAGTTGCAAATTttacagaaacatttttatattctttctgaaGGATTAGTTCAGTAAAATCCATATCCATTcagaaatagggggaaaaaagatacattataattttaaaagaatactaCACTTAAATATACATTCTGTTAACAACAGGAGTCCCTGCTGAGACTAAATGAGAGATATCTTCATACACATAAAAGTTACTGAACTAAATAAGGCTACATATTTCACTGTGTACAATTATGGATGGGTTCACATGCACATCAAACATCCACAGTCTGTGTTCTGTAGCACACTGACATTCACACATAAGTCCTACATACTAAAGGACTTTTCACATGTGTTAATGATGTcacatttttcaatttatttgtgctttttaCAAAACTTCATATACCTGACATTTGCAGGTTTCTTTAAAACAACCTTGTAATCAGATTTCTGCAACATGACTCCTAGTATAAGTAGTTCCCTTGTACatattctctcagaatttttGCTTAAAAGGtttcacatatttaaaatatttttaaaaaaaggttctaTACTTTATATCACTGATCTGACATTCACTGAAACATCACTTCTTGATAAAGCCTTCCATGTACGTTGTAATCTTTGTGATTATCTCCTTTTAGAATGTGCTAATGAGTCCAACTGGTATAAAAAGATTTCTGAATGCTCAGGATACTGATAGAAATTCCTCATTTATGATGGCTACCCTGACAGAAACTTCCTGATATTCATTTTTCTTACAGGATTTCTCTTATATGGTTTAAATGTTGTACAATAAAGTATGACTTCTCAAAGAGAGGTTTCCCTCATGTTTTACCATTTGTAGTGTTTCTACCATGTATGTTGTCTGAAATTTAGTAGAAGTCTGACATATGGTGAAAATTTCTCCCTAACAGATTTATAGAATTTCTCCCCATGATGAAAGAATTGGCTGAAATTTTCTCATATTGATGATATGTCTTTGTCTTGTGTTAGTTATCTGATTATTCTGAAGGACAAATTCAGACAGAAGAATTCTCCAATTGATATTGTTTATAAGCTTTTCCCTTCTGTGTGTGTCTTCTGATGTGCAGTGagttttgatttttgaaaaaatgtttccttacactccttacattcatagggtttctctcctgtgtgttTTCTCTGATGTATAACAAAATGTGACTTCTGAGAGAAAGATTTCCCACATTCCTtgcattcatagggtttctctcctgtgtgagtCCTTTGATGTAATCTGAGGACTGAATTCACAGAGAAAGATTTaccacattcattacattcatagggcttctcccctgtgtgttTTCTCTGATGTTTAGTGAGGTCTGATTTATAGTAAAAGGTTTTTCCACATTTATTACATTCAAAGGGTTTCTCCCCTGTATGAGTTCGCTGATGTACTGTTAAAGCTGACTTCTGGTAGAAGCATTTaccacattccttacattcatagggtttctctcccGTGTGAGTTCGCTGATGAGTTTTGAGGTGTGAATTTCTAGAGAAGAAtttcccacattccttacatttatagggtttctcccctgtgtgtgttCTCTGATGTACTGTGAGGTGTGATTTCTGGGAAAAGGACTTCCTACATTCCTTACATTCATATGgtttctcccctgtgtgtgttTTCTGATGTACCATGAGGTATGCCTTAACATAGAAGAACTTCCCACATTCAGTACATTCAAAGGGTTTTTCTCCTGTGTGTGTTTTCTGATGTTCCATGAGGTGTGGCTTCTGGTAGAAGGATTTCTCACACTGATTACATTCGTAGGGTTTCTCTCCTGCATGAGTTCTCAAATGTCTACTGAGAGATGACAGATGGTAGAAAGTTTTCTTACATTCTTTACATTCATAGGTCTTCTCTCTGGTAGGAGTTTTTGGTTGTCTTGTGAGGTCTCCATTCTGAGAGTCGGATTTCTCACATTCGCTGGGTTTGTCCTTTGAATGAGTATGCTCATGTATCATGAGGATAGACTTCTGGTAGAAGGACtttccacattcattacatttataGGTTTTCTCATTGGTATGAGTTTTCTGATGTTTCTTGAGTTCTCCATTCCTAGAGAGAAATTTCCAAATTTGTTAATGTATAAGACtttggggtgagggggtgggggttgggtctGCTGTGTATATTTTCTAAGTAACTCTGAGACCTGGTTTCTAGAGGTTTTTCCAATATTCATTAGATTCATAGGGTTTCTCCATTGTGAATATTCTATGTTGACATATACTGTGGTTTAACATTTGGTAGAAGGTATTTCACTTGCATTATATTCTCCAGGTTTCTCAACTGCCTGAACTTGACTTTGTATAATAAAGCCTCTATTATTATGTAAATAAGAAGAATCAAAAGGCTGTTTGAGAGTTTTAATCTCCTGATCTTGAATTATAAAAGGTCTCTATTATGAAAGAGGGCTTTCCCATTTGGATTATGTTCTTTGGaatttgcttcagttttctcatttatcgttaactagtggagaaggcaatggcaccccactccagtactcttgcctggtaaatcccatggacggaggagcctggtgggctgcagtccatggggtcgctaacaatcggacacaactgagtgacttccctttcacttttcactttcatgcattggagaaggaactggcaacccactccagtgttcttgcctggagaatcccagggacgggggagcctggtgggctgccgtctgtggggtcacacagagtcggacacgactgaagtgacttagctgcagcagcagtgctgtTCCACTTCCAGTACCCCTATTAAGACTCCTTCTTAAAAAGCTTCTAATCTCAAAATTGAATTCTTGAACTTGCCTTGAATTTTCAGCTTGGCTTTCCGGGCATCTTGCTCCTTGGTCATGAGTATTGCATAGGTCTTCTACAAAGGAATCCAAAATTTAATACTTTATACATCTTAACACATTATTATGGTCATAGGGTGGATTCTTAGGTTTCAGGCTATTATTCTCAAATGAAGGAGTTCTTAAGTGCAAACTTCCTCTATCTCAGGGGcttagaaaaaatacataaataacacTAAAACCTGCTATAGCAAAGAGGGAGAGATCTAGTTATAAATTCAAATAACTTTGACACTACAAATATGACCGTAAAAACTTGGaggagaaagtgaagacaaaaaaacccccacaaagaataggaagcagaaaacaaaaggTATTCAAAGTGCTGCTGAACAAGAATGTGAGACTCATAGTGCATGATGTGAGCCCATTAAGGACAATGAATAGTAAGGTGAATAAGAAAAATTAGTAGACAACTGTGTTCactggaaatatcaaaggaaagaTTACATTAGATGAAGGAGCTAAGTATAGGTCTTTACCCACTCAAACTTAGTTTACAGTGTTAGGATTCCTAGTAATTAGACTATTAACTTCCACTTTATTCTTCTTTGCCCATACCCAACAATCTAGATGTCAACACTAAAGTGACCTTCTCAGAACATCCATTTCCTCATGTTTAGAGGAAAATTCTTCTCCTTCTAGTTGGCTGGTTCAGAAGACCCAGAAACACACACAtccaaaaggaaagatttaagaaAAAGCAGAGTACAAGCCATCCCACAGAATGAATTCTCAGTTGTAGCACCAGAGATTTTCAATACCGCCAAATACTGCATCTGTGACTCAACACTAGTCTTATTCTGCTTTTACATCTTAGCTCCCACATCTATGCTTCAATTTTCTACATGATCTTTAAAGAGTAATTATTCAATGTCATTCTAGAATCTTTACAGACCTtcatgtttattcatttttaaatgcttgaaagaaaagtgagaaaaatctCATAAGTAGAGATTTGGGGTTAGAATTTCATGGCACTTGTAAGGAAAACATAGTTATTTGATAGGGATGTGTGCAAGGTTAATTTGGGATACTCATGAAATAAGATCTTATGTATAAAAAGCATTTAAGAGAGCAGATAAAATGAAGATTAGCACATGTTTTGGGgccagaaggaaaaataagatgCAGCAGGCAATAAAGGGCCAGACTAGTTCTTGACAGAAAATTAGGTGTATTTTGTATCAGCTCTGAAATAATATAGCTGATGAAAGGCATAATGATTTATAATCCAATTTCAGAGATTAAAGAGAGAATAGTAAATTTAAATGGGTGCTGAAAATCTAAGACATTTTATTGTTAATGAAAGGAGGAAAAATGGTACTTGAAAATTTTATAAGGTAGATTTTATAAACACTTTAAGATTATAGCTGCATACTTTAATAGCAAGGAGTAACTGGAAATTctagcaaaaagacaaaatgagagtttaaatgaaagagaaatatatcTACTTTAAAAATGTCAAGCAAAAGAGGgaatgtttttttaaacaaaaaatcaaCTATCTCCATCTGCCCCACACAAAAGAGGGAATTTAGATGGGGAGAACAAAAACTGGAGATGTGATTTATGTTGCTTACATATGCAAATCAAGTATCCTCAATCATTTCCAAAAGTTTAGGGCATTTAAAAAAGagattcttgaaaaaaaaaatttcaaaaagtcaAAGGCACCACTTCCAACCcccttatggagaaggaaatggcaatacactccagcactcttgcctggaaaatcccatggacggaggagcctgataggctacagtctatggggtcgcaaagagtcggacacgactgagcgacttcacttcacttatacaAGGTATACTTTCTAACTTACCAGGGTTGTTCTGACGTGGAAATTGTACTTCTAATATCCATGGTTCTTTTCCTTGCTTCAACTTGAAGATTGCATTTGGTCTATTTGCACAATAGCCTAttaatagaaaagataaaataacacAAATTACTTGGAATACAGCAACTCTGAAGGATAAGGAAGTGCAGGTTGGGATCAGAACAATGAAGGTCTCACATAGATTTGGCAAATTTATTCTATTAGGGGAGTGCATAGGGACACAAATATTTTTCTGGTACCTAAAATGGATTCATCAATTTTGACCCTGAAAACCATGCCAATATTCAACCCTACAGGGGATTTACAAATTCCAGTAAgtgagaaaggaaatgcaaactaCTGGGAGTTACAGATGGAGAAGATTTCCTCACCCACTGAGATGAGGTGACTGTAGTTCTCCTGCATTACTTCTCTATATAGGGTCCTCTGAGCAGTGTCCAGCAACTTCCATTCCTCCCGGGTGAATTCCACAGTAATATCCTTAAATGTCACTGGTCCCTGAAACAACATATTTCAATTCAAACTGAAGTGATCAAAATAGAGTACCATTAAAAAGACAGGTAAACTAGCTGTTAATGTGTTAACTACAGGATTTACTCTGGAGAGTTAAGATATACTGCTACTCTGTACCCTgttttacacatatataaaatatctgtTCAGTATATATTTACTAAGATATCACTCCATGCCTAGAACTCTGCTAGAGATACAGAGATGAATGAAAGCAACTATTCTTGTCATCAAGGAGCTTACATTCCAACAGAGAGGCAAAGATTAAATTCATAAATGCAATACGCATAGCAGGTGCTATGACAGAAGTATGTACAAGATAAAAGATGGTCAAAAAGAATGGCCAAGATGGTGGAGAAGGAAGACTCTGAGCTCACCTCCTTCCACAGGCACACTGAAATcacaactatttacagagcaactatCTTTGAAAATGATCTGAAGAGTAGCAAGAAAGATTCCCTACAACTAAAGATATAAGGAAGGAACCATAATGACCTAGATAGGAGGGGTGGAGACACCTCTCTAGTAGTCAAGACCCACATCCCTGAGTAGGTGACCCACAAATGGGAGGCTAGTCAAAACTGTAGAGGTTCTCCCCAAAGAGTCAGAGGTCCAAGCCCCACATTGGGCTCCCCTGCCAAGGGGTCCTGCACCAGGAAGACAAACCTCGCAGAACACCTGGCTTTGTAGGCCAGTAAAGTTGAGAGCCAGAGGGCTATAGAAAACAGACACTCCACTCTAAAGGACATATGCAAAATCTCACATGGTCCAAATCATAGTGCAGAGGCAGTAATCTGAAGGGAGCCTGGCTCAGACCCATTTACAGATCTTGGAGAGCCTCCTGGAGAGTCAGCAGGCAACTGGAACTTCTCTTGAAGACACAGACACTGGtagcagccactttggaagctTGTTCTACCATAAGGACGTTTGTTCTAATAAGCACCATTTTGGAATCGTCCCTCTATCCTATTAGTGCTGAAGGCTTACTGGCCGACCAGTGAGCCATCACCAATCCCAGTACACTTCAGGCTATTCTGTCAGCTGCATTGGGTCCCAGTCCAGGAACACCATAGGACATGCAGCCAGCCAGGCAGGGACCCAGCCTCTCCCAACAGTGGGCCAGTAGCCACTGCATGAGGCAGGATCTGGCTTCCAACAGGGCTGAGGGTCAACCCCATAACAGTCAAGCCCACAATAAGGAAGGATTCATGTAGCCCATACATAAGGAGCCCTTAGAGCTTATAGCTCTGATGATCAGAGAAGCATATACTGCTAGGTTTCTCAGAACATCTCCACTTAAGATAACTTCTCTAAGATTGGGAAATGTAACCAACTTACCAAATGCATAGATATAAAAACAGAGGATTAAGCAAAATGAGACAGAGAAACATGTTCCACACAAAAGAACGAgacaaaacctcagaaaaagGACTAAATGAAGTTGAGAAAGCATTCTACCTAATAATAATATCTTTTATGAATACCTTTAACAAGTTACTAGTAAATCAAATcgagcaaaataaaaaaattagataTAATTTACACCGTGACTTTGTGTGATATTTCCCAGGAATGCAAGAATGGCTCAACATACTAAAGTCAATCAATTACATTAACAGAGCAAAGGGGGAAAAGTAGATCATTTCAGATGATGCAAAAAAgcgtttgacaaaattcaacactttcatgataaaaaacaTTTAGTAGACTAGAAATAGATGGAAACTCCttcaaaatgataatatttttaatcCACCTCTATCCCAGCTAACtttatactcaacagtgaaagacAAAACTACATATAGAATATCCCTtttgacagattaaaaaaaaaaaaagaatatccctAAGAATCCACAAAAATAGAGCTAATAAACAAAGTCAGCACATTTCAGAATTATAAGATCAACACACAAACATCAGTTGTGTTTCTATTTACCAGTAATGAAAACCCAAAAGGGAAATTAAGACAATTCCATTTAAtgtagcatcaaaaagaataaaatacctagggataAATCTACTCAAGGAGTATATAAGACTTAcacactgaaaactgcaaaacaTCACTGGAAGTATTAAAGAAGGcctaaataaaagaaatgatagtATGTGTTCATAGACTGTAAGACTTAATATAGTTCAGGTGACAGTACTACTCAAAGGAATTTATAGAATCAATGAAATCGCTATTAAAATTTCAATGACTCctgcacagaaatagaaaagccaATCCTCAAATTTATACAGAATTGCAAAGAGTCTCTAACAGTCaaacaaaattgggaaagaaacaGTCTTAAAATCTTACCGTTAAAAGatgacacacaaaaaagaaaactacaggccaatatcactgatgaacatagatgcaaaaatccttaacaaaattctatcaatcagaatccaacaacacattaaaaagatcatacatcatgaccaagtgggctttatccagggatgcatggattcttcaatatctgcaaatcaatcaatgtaatacaccacactaacaaattgaaagataaaaaccacatgattatctcaatagatgcagagaaagcctttgacaaaattcaacatccatttatgataaaaaatcctccagaaagcaggaatagaaggaacatacctcaacataataaaagctatatatgacaaacccacagcaaacattatcctcaatgctgaaaaactgaaagcatttcccctaaagtcaggaagaagacaagggtgcccactctcaccactactctTCAACATAGtcttggaagttttggccacagcaatcagagcagaaaaagaaagaaaaggaatccaaattggaaaagaagaaataaaactcccactgtttgcagatgacatgatcttctacatggaaaaccctaaagactccaccagaaaattactagagcaaatcaatgaatatagtgaagttgcagtatataaaatcaacacacagaaatcccttgcattcctatacactaataatgagaaaatagaaagagaaattaaggaaactattccattcaccattgcaacgaaaataataaagtacttaggaatgtatctacctaaagaaacaaaagacctatatatagaaaactataaaacactggtgaaaaaaatcaaagagaacactaatagacagagaaatataccatgttcatggagcGCAAGAAtcgatatagtgaaaatgagtatactacccaaagcaatctattgattcaatgcaatccctatcaagctatcaactatttttcacagagctagaacaaataatttcacaatttgtatggaaatacaaaaaacctcgaatagccaaagcaatcttgagaaagaagaatggaactggaggaatcaacctgcctgacttcaggctctactatagagccacagtcatcaagacagtatggtactggcacaaagacagaaatatagatcaatgggacaaaatagaaagcccagagataaatccatgcacctatggacaccttatctttgacaaaggaggcaagaatatacaatggagaaaagacaatctctttaacaagtggttctgggaaaactggtcaaccacttgttaaagaatgaaactagaacactttctaacaccatacacaaaaataaactcaaaatggattaaagatctacatgtaagaccagaaactataaaactcctagaggagaacataggcaaaacattctccgacatacatcacagcaggatcctctatgacccacctcccagaatattggaaataaaagcaaaaataaacaaatgggacctaattaaaattaaaagcttctgcacaacaaaggaaactataagcaaggtgaaaggacagccttcagaatgggagagaataatagcaaacgaagcaactgacaaaagttaatctcaaaaatatacaagcaactcctgcagctcaattccagaaaaataaacgacccaatcaaaaaatgagccaaagaactaaatagacatttctccaaagaagacatacagatggctaacaaacacatgaaaagatgctcaacatcactcattatcagagaaatgcaaatcaaaaccacaacgaggtaccatttcacaccagtcagaatggctgctatgcaagtctacaagcaataaatgctggagacggtgtgcagaaaagggaaccctcttacactgttggtgggaatgcaaactagtacagctactatggagaacagtgtggagattccttaaaaaactggaaatagaactgccatacgacccagcaatcccactgatgggcatacacaccaaggaaaccagaattgaaagagacacgtgtaccccaatgttcatcgcagcactgtttataatagcgaggacatggaaacaacctagatgtccatcagcagatgaatgggtaagaaagctgtggtacatatacacaatgaagtattgctgctgctgccgctaagtcacttcagtcatgtcctactctgtgcaactgcatagacagtagcccaccaggctccctcgtccctgggattctccaggcaagaacactggagtgagttgccatttccttctccagtgcatgaaagtgaaaagtgaaagtgaagtcgctcagacgtgtccgactcttcgcaaccccatggactgcagcctaccaggctcctccatccatgggattttccaggcaagagtactggagtggggtgccactgccttctccatatacacaatagagtattactcagccattaaaaagaatacatttgtatcagtctaatgaggtggatgaaactggagcctattatacagagtgaagtaagccagaaagaaaaacaccaatactaacgcatatatatggaatttaaaaagattataactttaaccctgtatgcgagacaccaaaagagacacagatgtatagaacagtattttggactctgtgggagagggcaagggtgggatgatttgggagaatggcattgaaacatgtatattatcatatgtgaaacgaatcgccaatccaggtttgatgcctgataCAGGAtggtcagggctggtgcactgggatgacccaaagggatggtatggggagggaggtgagggggtgttcaggatggggatcgcatgtacactcgtagcagattcatgtcaatgtatggcaaaaccaatataatattgtaaagtaattagcctgcaattaaaataaataaatttatactaaaaaaataaaatcttactatTAAAGCCTCAGTACCA
This portion of the Capra hircus breed San Clemente chromosome 28, ASM170441v1, whole genome shotgun sequence genome encodes:
- the ZNF25 gene encoding zinc finger protein 25 isoform X2, whose translation is MLFQGPVTFKDITVEFTREEWKLLDTAQRTLYREVMQENYSHLISVGYCANRPNAIFKLKQGKEPWILEVQFPRQNNPEDLCNTHDQGARCPESQAENSRNGELKKHQKTHTNEKTYKCNECGKSFYQKSILMIHEHTHSKDKPSECEKSDSQNGDLTRQPKTPTREKTYECKECKKTFYHLSSLSRHLRTHAGEKPYECNQCEKSFYQKPHLMEHQKTHTGEKPFECTECGKFFYVKAYLMVHQKTHTGEKPYECKECRKSFSQKSHLTVHQRTHTGEKPYKCKECGKFFSRNSHLKTHQRTHTGEKPYECKECGKCFYQKSALTVHQRTHTGEKPFECNKCGKTFYYKSDLTKHQRKHTGEKPYECNECGKSFSVNSVLRLHQRTHTGEKPYECKECGKSFSQKSHFVIHQRKHTGEKPYECKECKETFFQKSKLTAHQKTHTEGKSL
- the ZNF25 gene encoding zinc finger protein 25 isoform X1, producing the protein MNKYRGPVTFKDITVEFTREEWKLLDTAQRTLYREVMQENYSHLISVGYCANRPNAIFKLKQGKEPWILEVQFPRQNNPEDLCNTHDQGARCPESQAENSRNGELKKHQKTHTNEKTYKCNECGKSFYQKSILMIHEHTHSKDKPSECEKSDSQNGDLTRQPKTPTREKTYECKECKKTFYHLSSLSRHLRTHAGEKPYECNQCEKSFYQKPHLMEHQKTHTGEKPFECTECGKFFYVKAYLMVHQKTHTGEKPYECKECRKSFSQKSHLTVHQRTHTGEKPYKCKECGKFFSRNSHLKTHQRTHTGEKPYECKECGKCFYQKSALTVHQRTHTGEKPFECNKCGKTFYYKSDLTKHQRKHTGEKPYECNECGKSFSVNSVLRLHQRTHTGEKPYECKECGKSFSQKSHFVIHQRKHTGEKPYECKECKETFFQKSKLTAHQKTHTEGKSL